TGTGTGTAGTCTACCTACACAACTATGATACAAATTGATCAAAACATCAGTGAAAGTTTCCTACAACTCCTGTGATTTCGGAAATTTATGTCAGAAAATACTCCCCCCCAATCTACATAAATTTTGGATATAGTGAGAGAATTCTTAAAAGCACTCGGCAACCAGCCATCTAAACATAAAATTTTTAGTAGAGTAATCAGTTGTGGCAAGTAACAAAATTTTAGTTATTGACGACACTACCGTTGTCAGGGTAAAAGTACGAGAAATGTTACCACCAGGTAATTTTGAGGTGATAGAAGCCAAGGATGGGTTAGAAGGATACAACCTCATCCTCAAGGAAAAAGTCAGCTTGATCATGCTAGATTTTTTGTTGCCAAAAATGAGTGGTTGGGAAGTTTTCCAGAAAATCCAGGCTCAACCAGAATTGCGGAAAATTCCTTTGGTAATCATGTCAGGACGCAAGGAAGAGGTAACGGAAAAATTTGTAGAACCATTTGAATATTTTGAATTTTTAGGCAAACCTTTTGATCAAAAGCAACTCGTTGGCGCTATCAAGTCAGCAATGCTGAAGTCGAAAAAGGAGCGTCTAGACTTAAATATACCCCCAGTGAATCCTGCAAATAAACAGCCTGCCCCAGTTGCTATAAATGCCGTAGATTCATCTGCTGAGATCAAATTACTAAATGATAAAATTATCAAGATGCAAGGAGAAATTGATAACTTGAAGAAACAGCTTAATCAAGTTGTGACTTTTATTAAACAGAAAATTAAGTAATTTTTTCTTTGGTAATGCCAAATTAAAATGAAACTACATAGGGTTTGCTGAAAAAGTTGTCTGTGAGGGCTAGAAGTTCAGGAGTATGGCTAACGCCACGCTTCGCTATCAGGAGGAT
The DNA window shown above is from Anabaena sp. WA102 and carries:
- a CDS encoding response regulator, whose product is MASNKILVIDDTTVVRVKVREMLPPGNFEVIEAKDGLEGYNLILKEKVSLIMLDFLLPKMSGWEVFQKIQAQPELRKIPLVIMSGRKEEVTEKFVEPFEYFEFLGKPFDQKQLVGAIKSAMLKSKKERLDLNIPPVNPANKQPAPVAINAVDSSAEIKLLNDKIIKMQGEIDNLKKQLNQVVTFIKQKIK